Within Roseisolibacter agri, the genomic segment TCGATCCGCGACGTGGGCGCGACCACGCGCAGCCGCAGGTTGCCGCCGGAGAGCACGGGCGCCGTGCCCGCCGCGCGTCCCAGCCCCTCCATGCGCAGCGTCGCCGGCGCGATGCCTTCGATGCGCGGGAGCGCGATCGTCACGACGCCGTCCGCCGGACGTGCGGCGATCTCGCCCACGTACTGCAGGGCGCTCTGGTAGGCCGGGACGCTGCCCTCGATCGCGGTGCCGTTGACCACGAGCCGCCCGTCCTCGATACGTCGCGGGCGCCCGCCCTTGCTCCCGGGCGAGAGGTAGCCGCGGACGGCCACGAGCCCTCCGGCGGGTGCGACGCGCAGCGGCGTGGGACCGGCCGGATACGCGAGCGACGTGGACACCGTGTCGCCCGCGTCGAGCATCTCGATCGTGAGGCTGATGCGCGGCTGCGGCCCGTCGTCGGGCGGGTCGTCCCAGATGCGGCAGGACGCGACGACGGTGAGGAGCGGCAGGGCGGCGAGGCGCGCGACGCGCCGGGGGCGGAGGGACGACACTGCGGGACCTGGAACGACGGACGACGGGACGCGCGGCATCGCGCGGGACGACCCACCGAGTCTAGCGCGGGCGCCGCTAGCCGACCATCCAGAAGAGCAGGCTCGCGCGCTCGCCGCCCGTGGCCGCGCGGACGATGCGGTCGTACGCGCGGGCGCCGGAGGAGGCGTTGGTGAAGACGGCGATGGCGCGCCCCGCCTCGGGATCGGCGACGACGAAGCTCTTGGTGCTCCCGTTGTCGCCCCAGTGCCACGCGAGCGTGCGCGCGGTCGCATGCTCGCCGGTGCGCTCGAGGCCCCAGCCGAGCCCCCATGCCAGCGCGTCCGTGATCTCGGTCTGCGGCCGCAGCTGCTCGGCGCGCAGCGCGGCCGGGAGGGCGAGCGGGCCGCCGGCGGCGAGCGCGCGGGCGAGGAAGGTGCCGTAGTCCGCCGCCGTCGTGAACAGCGAGCCCGCGGCGTTGGGCTGCGTCATCACGGGCACCGGCTGGCGCTGCGGGTTCGCGAGCGCGGCGCCGCGCAGCGCGTCGGCCGAGGTCCACTCGCGCGGCGGCCGTCCCACGCGATCGGCGACCTTCGCGAAGCCGCGGCCCATCTCGGCCAGCCCGTCGCGCGGGGTGTCCGGGGCGCCGTGGCCGCTCGCGGCGATCCCCTCGAACGCCGGCAGCCAGACGAAGCTGGAGCGCTGCATCCCGAACGGCGCGAGCACCAGCTCCTCCATCGCCAGCGCGAACGGCTGCGCGGTCACCTGCTCGATCACGCGCTGTAGGAGGTAGTAGCCCTCGCCCGAATAGCGGAAGCGCGCGCCCGGCTCGAACGCGGGGACCAGCGGCTCGTCGGTGAAGCGCCAGTTGGGGAAGCCGGTCGCGTGGCGCAGCACGTGGCGCGCGGAGACGGTGCGCGCGCGGGCGTCGGTGACGTCGGGGAGCTCCGCCTGCTCGACGAGCGGCCGGTCGAGCGCGAGGCGCCCCGCCTGCACGAGCCGCAGCGCGGCGTAGGCGGTGACCGGCTTGCTGAGCGACGCGGCCTCGACGACGGTGTCGGCGGTCATCGCGTCGGTGGTGCCCGCGCGCCGCACGCCGAACCCCAGGCGCTGCGCGACGGCGCCGTCCTCCAGCACGACGATCGCGGCGCCGGGCACGCCCGTGCGCGCGAGCAGCGCCGGAATCGACGCCTGCAGCGCGGGCGAGAGCGTCCACGGACCGTCGCGCAGCGCGGGGGCGGGCACGACGGTCCCCATCGGCGGGACGCCTGCCGCGCGCGCGCAGCCGGTGAGCGCGCCCGCGACGCCGGCGGCGCTGGTGAGGAGGAAGGAGCGGCGGTCCACGGCGGGGCGGGGCAGGGACTCGAACGCGGGACGCCGAGTGCGCCCTCATTCGTCAGACACGCGCCGCGCCCGGAGCGTTTCGCGCGCGTCGCGGGGAGCCGCCGCGCGGTACCGCGGTTCGGCTGTTCACGATCGGCCGCGTACACTGGGCAAAGGTCCAATCGACTGCAGCAAGGATGAAAGTCCGAGAAGATCTGATGACCGCCGATGCTCCGCGCGGGAGCGAGGGACGTCGTCCGACACGGAGCCATCCGTCGTTATCTGATCTTTTCAGATCTTCATCCTTGCAATGCAGTTCACACCGTCGGCGTCCGCCTCGATGATCCCTGCCGAACGGAAGGCGCTCCTCTTCCTCGCGACGCTCGGGGTGCTGGGCGTCGGCGCCCGGGTCGTCGGTGGGAGCGACGGCGACGCGCCGACCGTCAGCGAGACCGCGGCGCTCGACGCGCAGCTCGCGGCCGTCGACGGGGCGATGGCGAGGGAGCGTGCGGCGAAGCGTTCCGCGAAGCGCGCGCCGACGCGACCCCGGTCACCGAGACGGCGGGCCGGTGGCCAGCCGCGTGACGATCCAGGCCAGCCATCGGGGGGTGCGGGGCGCGACCTGCCGCGCGCTCGTGCGTCTGTTTCGGGAGGTCCCGTGGAGGGGCCGATCGACGTGGACGTCGCCGACGCCGCGTCGCTCGAGGCCCTCCCCGGCATCGGGCCGGCGCTCGCGCGCCGGATCGTCGACGACCGTGCGCAGCGCGGCGCCTTCGGCTCGCTCGAGGGGCTCGGGCAGGTGCGCGGCGTCGGGCCGCGGCTGCTCGATCGGCTCGCCGCGCACGTGACCTTCTCCGGCTCTCCACGACCACCCGCTCTCCATGGCCGCCGCCCCGCTCTCCCTCGTCGCTGACCACCAGCGCATCGGCGAGCTCCTCGTGAAGGAGGGGCTCGTCACGCGCGAGCAGGTCGCGCGCGCGCTGCAGGAGCAGCAGGCGACCGGGATGCGCCTGGGCTACTGCCTGGTGAAGCAGGGGGCGATCGAGGAGACGACGCTCGTCAAGACGCTCGCGCGGCAGTACCGCATGCCCGCGGTGGACCTGGCGCGCTTCGAGGTCGACCCGCGCGTGCTCAAGCTCGTGCCCGGGGAGCTGGCGTCGAAGCACCTCGTCTTCCCGCTGAAGCGCGACGGGCGCACGCTGACGGTGGCGCTGGCCGACCCGTCGAACCC encodes:
- a CDS encoding serine hydrolase domain-containing protein, which translates into the protein MDRRSFLLTSAAGVAGALTGCARAAGVPPMGTVVPAPALRDGPWTLSPALQASIPALLARTGVPGAAIVVLEDGAVAQRLGFGVRRAGTTDAMTADTVVEAASLSKPVTAYAALRLVQAGRLALDRPLVEQAELPDVTDARARTVSARHVLRHATGFPNWRFTDEPLVPAFEPGARFRYSGEGYYLLQRVIEQVTAQPFALAMEELVLAPFGMQRSSFVWLPAFEGIAASGHGAPDTPRDGLAEMGRGFAKVADRVGRPPREWTSADALRGAALANPQRQPVPVMTQPNAAGSLFTTAADYGTFLARALAAGGPLALPAALRAEQLRPQTEITDALAWGLGWGLERTGEHATARTLAWHWGDNGSTKSFVVADPEAGRAIAVFTNASSGARAYDRIVRAATGGERASLLFWMVG
- a CDS encoding ComEA family DNA-binding protein, producing the protein MEGPIDVDVADAASLEALPGIGPALARRIVDDRAQRGAFGSLEGLGQVRGVGPRLLDRLAAHVTFSGSPRPPALHGRRPALPRR